The genomic stretch CACTTTACACACAGACAATAATTTTTCACGcaaggacaataaataaagctcatcatgGAGTATTGCAAACCCAACATAAgaattattacaccatatggcgcATTTGCCATGTCCAAAATAACATTGATAACTGTCTTTATCTAAGCGCGATACACTTATTAAATTTCTATGTATGGAAGGAACAAATAAGACATCTCTAAGCGAGAATAGTCAAGCCATCGACTAGCTCCAAGAGGACGTCGCCAACAGCTTCAACTTCTGCTTGAATTCCATTCGCGACTTCAACGCATCCTTCGCCTCTTTTCGTAGTCCTCGTCGAATGGAATCCCTGTAaagaatttgcaacatgaacagttgcacctgagtcaatccaccaagtagatttCGAAAACTGTGTATACAGGGATTCATTTACAAACAAAACTAAATTGTTACCTTTCTTTGCCATTAATTCTTTCGAAAGCGAGGGCAGTCTTTCTTGTAGTGCCCAGTCTTCTGACAGTGAAGACACTGATCTTTGTTCACTGGCAATGGCATGTGCTGGAACTTCTGATGCTGctgcattggggctttaccatatTTCTTTGAAGGAGAACCATTGTTGCTTGGTGTGAaggcccttttcttattgtcCTTCACATAATTGATGGTACCTCCACTGTGCCTTGAGTCTGTCCTCCTCTTGCACACACATGGCAATGGTCTTTTCAATGTCCCATTTCTCAGGGTTCATGTTGTAATTGACAACAAAGTTGTCAAATCGTTGTGGCAATGAAGCCATCACCAAGTGAACCGAAGTGTCGGCTTCGGCTCTAGGTCAGCATCCATGGGCTTCGGCTTTGCGGCCGGGTTGCTCATCCTGAGGATGTGCTCCCGATGCCATGTGCACCTCCATCGTATTTTTTACGTCACCAGCTGCTTCAACAGCTGGGTTGCATatgtctttgaagaaccagtgaactggctctttatcTTTTCGAAGTACTCCCCAGCGGAAGCACACTCTGTAATTGAGCCCACGATggcgttctcaattgtattctttataaatgctATGCACTTTTTGTTGGCAGTCTGCCACTTTCTGTTATCCAGGGTGTAGGACATCTTCACAGGAGCATGGTCCCTTTTCTTTTTAGCCCATTCATCATCAGTATCCGTGTCAGCTCTGACAGGGTCAGCAGGCTTGATGGGTTGCGGTGTTTGAAccacccagtccacctcagcacagACAAAGGCGAATTCCACCTTCTTAATCCATTCTGTGTAGTTATCCCCTCTAAGGgtgggaacatccttgatgcagctcatcaagtagaaccctcctgaaaaccacaaagaagtgagaacagtacaattgcaaattataatccaacgttggtccgAATTAAAACATGCAACTGTGTTAATGCAAATAAAACgatatcaccgttgggcagaaatagagataaaAGCACATATCATCATTGCAACAAAAccatgatcatgtcattaataacgttggtcaaaaaataacagaaccataattgtcacaataatcactttTGCATTTAAAATGCTCCTTTCACGCAGCGGAAACTGTGAATTTAAACTTTAAACTTTGAGCTTTTCAGaggcatttcttttactttttaatttctgaacaaatatttcgttggtcctatttattcagaaaaaactagATAAAATTTTGGCCAAAAAATGACCCAAAACTACCTAAAAATGCCTCTGTAATTAATAAAACTTTACAAAACTGTAAAAACTGCTGTTACTGTCGCGGCCCACGCGGCCCGCACGCGCCGAGCGACGAACAACAACGCATCGCCCACGCTGCTGCCAGACGCGGCCCGCACGCGGTGCGGCCTGCCAATGCGGCCCAACCGTCGAAACTGACGCGGCCTGCCGCCGCGGCCCAGCCGCGGTCCGGCCACTTCTCCCACGCGGCCTAGCCAACGGAGCCCACGCGGAGACCGGCTCCTTACCCTCCTGGCCGTCGGATTGAATCCGACGGTCGGGCATCATTTTCGGCCGGTTTATAAACCGCCGAAACGGTagaaaacctaaccctaaacacAATTCTCCCCGACCCCTGTCTCTCTTCTctgtccggcggcggcggagaaacGCTGGCTCGCCCTGCCCGGCCCTCTCTGCCGGCGACAGCAGCAAGCAGCCGCGCCCCGCAGCAGCCTCCCGCGCGCTCGTCCGCGTGGTTGCTGGCGGCTAGCCGACGGCGCCGCCCGCTCTtttccttctttctttctttcaccACCCACGTCTCCTACCCACCACCAGATGACCCGATGGCCAACGACGGAGAAGAACATGCGGCGGCGCCCCCTGtacctcttggcggcggcgcgtGCACCCGAGGGTGGGCGCGTCACCGTCAAACGGCGCAGAGGCGGTGCCCTTTTTCTCTGCCGGCGACCGAGCCGCAGCACGGTAAGCCGGTGAGgtccattttcttttctttgcccCCGGCCTACATAGCAAGTGGGAGTAGCCCTTCTTCCCGGTGCCTCGGCTTGCCGATGCGCATCgggatcgagaggggcggcgCGGCCTTGCGGCGGCACAAACTTTGCCCGCGAGCCCGAGGGCCTCGGCCGgtgtacttttcttttctttttgcatcagggaggatctagggtttactgttCTTACTTTTCTACCCGAAAAAAAAACACGAGATATACATACTAGTACAACTCTGATACCAATGTGTACTTTGCTAGATCGACTAGAGTAGCATCCGTGCGGGTAGACACTATATCTATATGTATACTGCAAGATCGGAGAGAGATCGAGAGGGAGTGGGAGACAAaccttctcccttcgaggaggagctcgagccgTTGTCCATGACGACGGCGCGAGTGGCGTGAgcgtgcggtggcggcggtggcagagcttcccgtgagcactgcgctaaccctagatcggtagggaatATCGGTGGGGTGACTGGCGGCGCGACGAATCTCGTACTGCGtgccccggcccccacctctttatatagcgcaggtcacaggggcccaccaaccataagagggttggacgcccccgatcagggcgcggacgaggtcaaagaCTCGTTATCGATCCGTTGGGATCGATCacgtggagatcatcctaacactaAGAACTCCTGGTATGAAGAATATCAACCAACTGCGAATCTAACACAATCTCACTACTATTCACAACCAAATCCACAACCTGCGAAGCCACAATCCCCTCTACGCCATAATCTAGTTTTGTGATGTACCGATGAACTCGTACTGATAGTTTGTATAGAAATGTGAGATCAATGCTAGTCAATAGTTATGCAATAAATAATTAGAGGAAATTCAGTTGCTGCTCTACGATGACAGTTGAATCCAGCAAAGCTAAGAAAAATCAGCTCTGGTTTCTCTCGATGATAGTTGAAGCCCCTGCCCCTTCAATCTTAGGGATCTTCAGTGTTGCTGCAGGCATGAGGTGCCGTCGCACCACAGCCGGCACCAGGGCCGCTGTATGGCTAGCTCTCCACTTGTTGTTGGTCTGTGACGATGGCCCCATCAGGCTAGCTCTTTGTTTGCTGTTGGTCGGTCCTGGTTTGTTGCAAGACCTCTGGATGCTCTCCTGGCTCCCAGCTCCTACCTTTTCCATATGTGTTGCTCCTCGCGTCGATGAGGTCAAGTAGGTTGCTCTCTTCAACTTGCTATCCATGTGCCTCCGGAATTATAGCAGACCTAGGGGTCTAGGGTTTGGAGGGTCAAAGAAGGGGATCTTGGCCGTACTAACAGCATGTGAATTGGACATATAAGGCGGACACTTAACGGACACCGAGGGATATCACGGCAACATCGGATTTCGCCAACATTCACTCAAGCAAGCCCTTCTAAGCAATTGGCTACTCAACTTTTCGAACTTCTGCTATTATAAGAAACCATGAGCCTCATGAGCTCTCACGTGAAAATAGGAGGTCCGCATATTAATTAGCCCCACAACCAGCGGGAAGCATGGATTCCCGACATAGCTGGACCGCAACAAAGGAGCCCATCTTTTTGGGCACTGCTACGGAAGTAAAGCCCAAAGATGCTAACGCGATAGAGAAATCTACTTGGTATCGTGTTTTCTGAGAAAAGTCCGATTCGGTTTCGCTCCACTCAgcagagaaaaagaaatataagtCCACCCGCCAGGCCGCCAGGCCCTCTTCGCCAGCGCCGAACAGATCGTCGCCCCTTCTCTGGGTAACGAACTGGATTTCCTCGCTGTCGATATTTGTTCGCTCACATCTAACAATACAGATATTTCTTCGTCAGGATTGATTCGATGACGAGCGCCAAGAGAAGGATGGTCGTGGCACCATCGATCGGTTCGTCGATGCTGCCGGACGAGCTGATGACGGAGGTGCTCATGCGGCTGCCGGTCAAATCCATCCTCCGCTTCCGCGCCGTATGCCGGTCCTGGGCCGCGGCACTCTCCTCCGAGGACTTCTGCAGCCTCCACATGGCCAAGGCGGAAGCTGAGGCAGCGGTGGCGCCACCCAAGCTGATATTCATCTCGCCGACACCTTCATTTGACTCCACTCGGGTGTACTCGGGCTCGTCATCGGACCCCAGCGACGGCTTGCTGTTCGCTCTCAATGGCGTGCGCGGCGACTTTGCCGACATGTCGCCTGCGCCGTGCCGGGGGCTCACTCTCTTGCATGACCTGGTGGCTCCAGCCTACTATGTTTTCAACGCCGCCACACGGGCAGTCACCCGGCTGCCGCCTTGCCAACATGCGGTCTCTTCCACTGCTGGTCTCGGGTTCGACGCCAGCACCAAAGAGTACAAGGTGGTGAGGCTGTCTTCCGGGAATTCGGACAAGAAGCAGAGGATCAAGTGTGAGGTGTATGTCATCGGTGGTGAGCACGGGGATCGGTGGCGGCCGGCTGCTGGAGGCGTGCCCTTCAGGTTCTGCAACTTTGCTAGCGCTGCTGTTGCGACTGTAAGGTGGAGCAAACGTAAACAAAGGCCGGTGTTTGCACACGGATTTCTGCATTGGCTTATTTACCCAGCTACTCTGCTCAGAAGGCCAAGAGCTGCTGTCCTATCATTTTCTCTACAGGATGAAACGTTTAAATGGATCCGGTCACCGCCCTTTGAGGTATCACTATCAGGAGTGCACTTGGTGGAGCTTTCTGGCCACTTATGCATGGTCCGGGACCTTCGTCCTCATGGTACCATCCtggagatttggaagatgaaggacTACATCTCCGGTGATTGGTCACTGCAACATAGCATTGACTTGCTACAGCACGTGGAAAGAGATCTGATCGATCCGCAGATTATTAGAGTTATTGGTTCTATTGGAGATTACATGTCAGGGGAGAAGGTAATCCTGGTCACGTCCAAACGCAAGGCGATTACCTACGATCCAGTGTCCGGAATTCTGAAAACCATTCTTTCAATAAGAGAAACTTCTTCACCTTATGAGACTGACAAATGTACTCCTAGAGTCTGTTTATTTCAACAGAGTCTTGCTCCAGTTCATAAAACCAGTGAAGAGATTGCCTTGTTGTCTCCGCTGGCTAAAGCAATTAAGGAGGTCCTGATCCGACTCCCGGGTGATTTTGTCGTGCAGCTCAAACTTGTCAGCAAGCAGTGGCTTAGATTGATTGGGAGTGAAAGCTTCCTCGGCTCTTACTATGCCCACAACAACATGGACAGGAGGCCAAAGATCATGCTGGTGGGCAATGGCGCTGGAGGCTTGGGTTTCAGCTTTGCTCCTTTGAAGAAATTACTTCGAGGGGCTCCTCCTGGTCAAGGTACATGGCTTAAAACAAATGTTGTTTGTTCCAAGCCTTGTCATGGTATGAACCTCATAAGTACTGAGATGGAGGACTACTTGTGCAACCCTTCCACCGGTTACCACCGTAGTTTCCGCACTCGAGTGTCGCTATACAATGTACCTGACCATGTACTCGAGATGATGCGTGGAAATCCCTGTACATCGGAAAAACATGCTTTTGCAGTTGGCAACAAGAATTCTGGCCTGGGGTTCAATCCGTTGACGCAAGAGCATGTCGTTGTTCAAACTTTGTATCACTTGAAGGACTTCAAATCTCGTGAGTATTTTCTCACATGCTCAGTTATTACCCATTGCTCAGGGCAAGACCAGTTTGAACCGCCCCTGCCCTTGAATGCCATGCCACCAGCCTATCTCTCAGGAGTTCTATACTGGATGAGTGAACCTAGGTTGGGTCAGAGTTACAAGAGGGCTGTTGTGTCATTTGATATTCCAACACAGACGTTTTCTATCATCCCTTGCCCTCCCTGTATCGCTATGTGGAACGACGCAAGTCCTTGTCAAGCATTCGTGGTAGAGCTTGAGGGAACATTGTGTGTTGTCCTTGCAGATCCAGTTGCAGATGAATTAGATATTTGGAAGCTGGAGCATGATCGATGGGATAGAGCATATAAAGTATATCTGGATGGCTGGTTAGGCTATAGGTGCAATTCCCTTGGAGTAAATGTTGTGACGTTGTTAGCTGTTGATCCCAAAGATGGAAGAATCTTGCTCAATGCAGGGATGAAGCTTGGTCTTTATGATCCAGTGAGGCGCACAATTGAGAACTTGTACGATCTTGACGAGGTGCTGCGTTTACAGCAACAGCACACATTCTTCGATGAGTTACCATATACACAAGGGAAGCATTGCTCACCTCAGGTGCGTTTGGAGGGAGAAAATCCAGTAGACAGTAAAATTCTGCCATGGGTCCCCTTTTTATATGAGGAGAGTCTGACAAGTTATCCCCGTGCGCCTATTGAAAGGTGTTTACACTGATAAGTTGTCACTAGTTGAATACACTAGTAGCAAAAACACCTTTACCCACGCGGGTACTATTATTTGTTGCGCATCCGAAAGTGCACACGAGCGATGGAGACAGGCAAGGCACTCGACTACTATATGGGAGCCCTAGCTGCACCTGGGTCCAGAACATATCTATAGTGTTCGCCTATTGGCACACACGGACAGTATGTGCATATGTCGTATTTTGTAAGTTGGTAGAAATATGGAGTCTGTTCTCTATCAAACAAAGTGAGTTTGTTTTCGGTGCCTCAGAGCCTGAGACAGCGATTTAGTTGGCTGGAAGAGGAGTTTGTCTCCCTGTGGTTGtgctttcttttaccttttctctcTCTTTCTGTGGTATTTGCCTCAAACTACTCTTTTTGGAGTAGGTTTGTAAAATATTATTCTTTGTTCCGTTATCATTGGATAGTGGAACCTGGAGGTTGTCATCcgtatgaaaaaaaaaatctaacaaGAAAACGAGTGTTGCTTCCACTCTTAATTGGCAGTTGGCACAATCCAGTGCAATCTTCAACTAACACGAAACGAGTAAATTACAAGTAACTACCATAATTAGGGCGAACTCGACAGGTCAGTACCGgttttgttaatttttttataTCAGTACCATTTCTAGAGCAGGACGCAACAAATCAAGCAAAACTTTGATAAACAGCGCATTAGCCGTTGCAGCCCCACTGTCAAAGCTGATGTGGCGTAACGGCCGTCTCGCGGTCCACTTGTGTTAGAAGGTGGGGCTGAGATGGAGATGGGGCCCACCTTCTAGTCCCACTTTATTTATTCTTTGTTGTCTATCTCTTCGGGTGAAGGCCAAGCCGAGGCGATGGAGATGAAGGACGCAAGGGGGAGGCAACACTGGCCCTGGCCGTGCAACAACTGCGCGGAAGAGGCGACGGCGCTCCACTGCCAAGGCATGTTGCCACCATATTCACGCCGACGCGGGCACTGGAGCGGCAGTGCGGGCGGCGGTGCGCGGGCGCTGGACGAAagcaggtggcggcggccgaCTTGACGCGGGTCCTGGAGCGTCGCCGGTGCCGGACGGACACGGGCAGCGGTGCGCGGGCACTGGCCGAACGCAGGCGGCAGCGACTACCCCGACGCGGGCACTAGagcggcgcgacggcggcgcACGCGGCCGCTGGACAGACACATGTGCCGAAGTGGGCGATGGCGCGGGCGACGGCGTGCGCGAGCGGCAGGCGGAGGGCGGCTGCGCTAGACGGATGCATGCGCCGGCGTGGTCGGCGGCACATGCGGGCGCTGGACAGACGCCAGCAACGGCGCTAGACGGATGCATGCGGCAGCACGGTCGGCGCTCGCAGCTCCTTTTTTTTTACATGCAACTCATTTATCCAGAACAGCTCGGTCTTAACGGTCAGGGTTGACGGCCCTTACGCCACGTCAGCTCTGACAGTAGGGCCGCTGTTTATCAAAATTTTGCTTGATTTGTTGCGTCCTGCCCCAGAAATGGTACTGACATGAAAAAATTAACAAAACCAGTACTGATCTGTCCATTTCGCCCCAATTGTGGTAGTTCCTTGTAATTTACTCAACACGATTTACTCAACACGAAACCCTTAGGCACTAGCACGCATCATTCCATGATAAAGACGGGTTATTAACAGTACACAACGAACATCAACTGCTACCAACAACAGCATGCCTACCACATCAAATACTCAGTAGTAGCAGGTTAACATGTGGAATGACAGAAGTGATCCTGTATGACATTAACAAGGGTGAAAAGAAAAAGCTTCCACAGAATCTTCTGTTGCCTTCATGATTTTTCAGGTTCACCGTACTGTGGTACATAAGGCACAGGGTTTCACTCTTTCTGGTATTACAAGTTCAGTTCAGTATGGCAACAAGACACGCCATTTTATTGTGGAGCACGACGCCTCAATGTCCCCACGAGAAGGGGCAGTGAAAGGAGTCGAACCAAAAATTCATCAGATCCCACCGAGTTCATGTGCGGAGTGTTAGAATCTGGGCAGGTTGACTAGCTCTCCTGCGCGAACTTGATACCCTTCTCGATGGAGGACAACAGCTCGCCCTTGAGGCTCTCCAGACCCTCCTTCTCGAAGGCAGACAGCTCGCCTAGCCCAATCACTTCCTCCACTCCGTTCTTGCCAAGCCTTACCTGCAATGTCAAAGGAACTAATGTTCAGCACAACTTCGTCTTCTCATGGAAATTAACAAGTTGTAGAGTAAAATTGATAATAAGCACACACGCATTTTAAAAGCATGTTCAGGCTTTTAATATATACCACTCAATGACTCATTTCACAAAAATAGGGGCGAGCCCCAGGCTGCAGTCATCATGAAGCTAAACATGTTCACAGTGTAGCAAATGAATGGGCACATGGGGCTCTCCCCTACATGGATAGCCACTTCATAAACTCAACCAAAAGAACTGAGGACCTAACAAAACCTCTTGCAGGGCAAGTGACCGCACCACACAAAGTAACTCAGGAACTACCTACACTCTAGATGCTTGCTTCTTATGTCAGAAACATAACAGAGATTACAATGACTAAGCACAAAGCAAATTTCGTGTGGGAATGAAAAAGTTGTTAAGCTGTTTaagtacttggcacaaaaacgaaaacgTGAGGATTATCGAGATTTACTATGACAAATAATATGCCCTAGGAAATCACCTTGGAGGCAAAGAATGGCAGCTCTGTTACGGTTGATTGCACAAAGGAGCACTCTACAATGTCAGGAACTCCATTGAGCCCCTTCAAGCATGCATCTCCAAAAACTGCACCAGCATATCTGGAAAAGCATAAGATGAAATATATCAGCAAAAGACAAATAATGCAAAAGAGTCAGATCTAAAATCAGCATGCTATCTAACAAATGTATTAATATAAAACAAGAGATTACTAAAGAGTCCAGTTATTCTACCCTGATCAAAGTGGGCATATTTCGTTTCAGGTGGCAAATTTTCGACTGAAAGGTGCAAATGAGTACAATCTGCCTGACATGATTAAATTTGAGCATGCATTTTACATGACATCATGAACAGAAGATTCGTAGTTAAGTGAGAATTCTTTAAATAGGAAATAATACTAGTCCCTACAGTTACTGACTTACTGAGCAGGTCAATGCTCAGAAGAAATTCAGGAATCCAGGTGTAATATAATTTACAACCGGATGTTTGAGTTTCGCTGGCACGACAGTGCACGTGTAACTGCTGATAACTGAATGGAAAACAGTTTCCATAAGTTCATATTTGGAATTAAAACACTACTATGGGCATACATTCAAATGGACACAGGAAAAACTTCAATACACAACCCAGTCAGAGCAAATTGGTTATACAATACAATACTGAATTTGGTCATATGTTTGCACTTTGCCCAGACATACCCTAGCAATTGGCTGGTTGCAGAGTATATAAACGTTGATGCTACTTCAATACTCAATAGAAAATAGTAGACACAGGAACAAAAGCATGTTGGTTTCAAGTGCACCTAGCAGAAAGTGGATATGCACAGGAGCGTTTGTATGTTTACTCATAGACTTACGCCATCGACAATGTTGCTGAGCCCTTTCCAGCCTTTGCTTCAACAACTTCCGTCCCACCATCTTGTGTCCTCTTGGTGAGGGCCTTAAGGTCCTCATGAGACAATGCATTACTTGCAGGAGTAGCCTACATCAAATATAGAAAGATGGAGCTGTTAGCTTGAGAGATGGACAGCACAGTATACAGTAGAGATAGCATACAATTAGTACAGCATCAGTTGCATAGTGTTTCAGTGAACTAGATAGGGATACTGTTAACTCCTATGATCCTATCGAAGAAATGCACTCTCTTTGATAAATCTAAACAAAATCCAGCTGGATAAAGAATAATAATGTCCCACATCTATGCTATACAGTATTACTATCACTGTGTATTTATACTTTGTTAGTTTTGCAGATCAGTTTGGGTTGCTATTGAAGGAAAAGGAACAACTAAAGTCAAAACACAAAGGTTCCACACCTGTGAGAACAGTGGCAGGATAGTAACACCAGCATGGCCACCAACAACAGGAACATTCACCCCTGCAAAAGATCACAGCAACCACTCAGAATCAACTGGCAGAGACTAACATCTAAAAATACAATCTGAATTCCCTTATCACTGAGTAAGAAAATATCAGCTTCATACCAGTGACGGGCACGTTTGCCTTCCCAGCGTAGAAAGTTTTAGCACGAACAACATCAAGGGTGGTGACACCAAACAGCTTCTTCTCGTCAAAAGTACCAGCCTTCTTGAACACCTCAGCTGCGATCGGCACAGTCGAGTTGACAGGGTTGCTAATCATATTGACGAGAGCCTGAACAAGCATATAATCAACAAGTCCACAATTAGATTTATACATATATTAAAAAAAGTTATATTATAAACGATACTCGGCATCTTGGGAGTAGAATATTACACACATAAGCAGACATAAACTACACACTGATACAACTGCTGTCAGTAGCAATACACATTACCATGACTTGGAGATGGTAACTCGATTCATTTGGGGCAAACCATTGTTCTAGACTTTTTACCACCTACGACAATGTGAATGCACTGCTCAGAACTTAAATGGACAGTTCCTGAAAGCTGACGCAAGCATGCCTCCTAGAAACAGCATGCAGCATTTTGGCAAGGAAGCAACACCTGTCTTGGCGATGGTAATTCAATTCATTAGGGGGAAACCATTGTTCTAGACTTTTACTACAATGATAATGTGAATGCCCTGCCGCAGAACTTAAATAAAGAGTGGCAAGCTCAAATTGTAAAAGCATGGCCTGAAGGCTGAAGCAAGCATGCCTCTAGAAACAGAATGCAACATTTGGACAGGGCAGTAACACCCAACTTGCAGTGGCAGTTCGGTTCATTTGGGGCAAAACAATCGTTCTAGACTACTAGTACACACAGCAAATGCTGCAAAGTGCAAGCCAAGGTCTGAAGCTAGTGTGCCAGCTACAAACAGCGAAGAGCATTGCCACAGTAAAAATAGCACCTGGCTTGGCAGCAGTAATTCGATTCATTTGGGGCGAACCATTGAGCCTAGACTTTTGCTATCTACAACAATGCAACAATGTGACTGAACTGCCCCAGAACTTAAATGAACGGTGTCAAGGTCAAATCGTACAACAAGGTCGGAACGCTGAAGCAAGCGTGCCTACTAGAAACAGTACGCGACATTTGGGCAGGAAAATAGCACCTGGCTTGGGAGTGGCAGTTCAGTTCATTTGGGCAAACAGTAGATCTAGACTACTAGTACAAACCAATCCTATTCTGCTATGCAACTATGTGGCTGTTCTGCCTCGGATCATAAATAAACCAAACACTACACCATGGCAAGTACAAGCAATTCCAGGCAGCGAAAATCAGGACTAGCAAATTCAGCAACCAAATCTACTATTAGTCCTTCACGGGATGGCAAGTAGAAGCAATTCCAAGCAGCCAAAATCGGGACTAGCGCATTCAGATACCGAAACTAATGATGCGCCTCCAGTGCCTCCTAGAAACAGCATGCAGTGTTTTGGCAAGGAAGTAGTAACGCCTGACTTGGCAATGGTAATTCGGTTCATTAGGTGGCAAAAATCATTGTCCTAAATTTCACTAGAACGATAATGTGAATGCACTGCCCCAGGACTTAAATAGACAGCGGCGAGCTCAAATCGTAAAAGCATGGTCTGAAGGCTGAAGCAAGCGTGCCTCTAGAAACAGGATGCAACATTCGGGCAGGTTCTATGCAACAGTGTGACCGGACTGCCAGAACTTAAATCAAGAGTGTCAAGGTCAAATTGGAAATCAAGGTGTGAAGGCTGAAGCAGGCGTGCCTCGTAGAGACAGCACGCAGCATTTGGGCAGGGAGGTAGCGCCTGGCTTTGGGAGTGGCGGTTCAGTTCATTTTGGGGCAAACAGTAGATCTAGCTAGACTAGTAGCAGAAACCAATCCTATTCTGGTATGCCACGATGCGGCTGTTCTGCCTCAGATCGCAAATGAACCAAACACTACACCATGGGCAAGTAGAAGCAATTCCAGGCAGGGCAGCCAAAATGACGACTACCGCATTCAGCGACCAAATCTACTATTAGCACGTGGTAGAAACAATTCGAAGCAGCCAGAAGCAGGGCTGCCGCATCCAGCGACCAAATCTAAGTATCTAACGCGCGTCCACTGCAGATCTACAGTGGCAGGGTCAGAGTCGGAATGTGGTTTTGCTTACGTTGGGGCAGTGCTTGGCGATGGCGGTGCAGAGGCCCTTGACGATGCCTGCGTTGATCTTGAAGAGGTCGTCCCTGGTCATGCCGGGCTTCCTGGGCACGCCGGCGGGGATGATGACCACGTCGGCGCCCTGCAGCGCCTCCGCCAGCTGGTCGTCCGCCATGAACCCCTTCACCTGCAGGCGGAATCGCCGAAACACCGTCAGACCATGCAGATCCAGGGGAGGAGTGCACGCGAAAGGGCGGTACGGACCAGGGCGGGGGTGTTGATGTGGGAGACGTCGGCGGCGACGCCGGGGGTGCCGGCGATGTCGTAGAGGGAGAGGGCGGAGACGAGCGGGTTGAGCTTCATGAGGAGCGCGAGCGGCTGGCCGATGCCGCCGGCCGCGCCGAGGATGGCCACCTTCCGGTCcggctgcgcggcggcggcggcggaggagtagTCGCGGCGGCGCAGGTGCTGCGCCGCGGTCCTCAGCAGCGACGGCCTCATCATCTCGAGCtctggtgtgcgtgtgtgcaggCGAGACGGAGCGGGGCTGGGAGTGGGAGTGGTGGGCGGCGGCTTTAACAGGAGGAGCAAGTGGATGGACGGGATGCGAAGCTGGCGAGCGGTTCGACGCCTCCGCCGATGCGACGAGATTTTTTGTTCACGGGTGGGTGGGTTTTTGCCTGGCCGAGGTGCCCACCTGTCCACTACGCTTGTTAATGGCGACCAGCACGATGACGACGGCACATTCTTCCGCAACCAGCACGGTGGAGTAGCTCGACGGTGAAACCTCG from Lolium rigidum isolate FL_2022 chromosome 4, APGP_CSIRO_Lrig_0.1, whole genome shotgun sequence encodes the following:
- the LOC124647659 gene encoding uncharacterized protein LOC124647659 encodes the protein MTSAKRRMVVAPSIGSSMLPDELMTEVLMRLPVKSILRFRAVCRSWAAALSSEDFCSLHMAKAEAEAAVAPPKLIFISPTPSFDSTRVYSGSSSDPSDGLLFALNGVRGDFADMSPAPCRGLTLLHDLVAPAYYVFNAATRAVTRLPPCQHAVSSTAGLGFDASTKEYKVVRLSSGNSDKKQRIKCEVYVIGGEHGDRWRPAAGGVPFRFCNFASAAVATVRWSKRKQRPVFAHGFLHWLIYPATLLRRPRAAVLSFSLQDETFKWIRSPPFEVSLSGVHLVELSGHLCMVRDLRPHGTILEIWKMKDYISGDWSLQHSIDLLQHVERDLIDPQIIRVIGSIGDYMSGEKVILVTSKRKAITYDPVSGILKTILSIRETSSPYETDKCTPRVCLFQQSLAPVHKTSEEIALLSPLAKAIKEVLIRLPGDFVVQLKLVSKQWLRLIGSESFLGSYYAHNNMDRRPKIMLVGNGAGGLGFSFAPLKKLLRGAPPGQGTWLKTNVVCSKPCHGMNLISTEMEDYLCNPSTGYHRSFRTRVSLYNVPDHVLEMMRGNPCTSEKHAFAVGNKNSGLGFNPLTQEHVVVQTLYHLKDFKSREYFLTCSVITHCSGQDQFEPPLPLNAMPPAYLSGVLYWMSEPRLGQSYKRAVVSFDIPTQTFSIIPCPPCIAMWNDASPCQAFVVELEGTLCVVLADPVADELDIWKLEHDRWDRAYKVYLDGWLGYRCNSLGVNVVTLLAVDPKDGRILLNAGMKLGLYDPVRRTIENLYDLDEVLRLQQQHTFFDELPYTQGKHCSPQVHRTVVHKAQGFTLSGITSSVQYGNKTRHFIVEHDASMSPREGAVKGVEPKIHQIPPSSCAEC
- the LOC124706054 gene encoding malate dehydrogenase 1, mitochondrial-like produces the protein MMRPSLLRTAAQHLRRRDYSSAAAAAQPDRKVAILGAAGGIGQPLALLMKLNPLVSALSLYDIAGTPGVAADVSHINTPALVKGFMADDQLAEALQGADVVIIPAGVPRKPGMTRDDLFKINAGIVKGLCTAIAKHCPNALVNMISNPVNSTVPIAAEVFKKAGTFDEKKLFGVTTLDVVRAKTFYAGKANVPVTGVNVPVVGGHAGVTILPLFSQATPASNALSHEDLKALTKRTQDGGTEVVEAKAGKGSATLSMAYAGAVFGDACLKGLNGVPDIVECSFVQSTVTELPFFASKVRLGKNGVEEVIGLGELSAFEKEGLESLKGELLSSIEKGIKFAQES